GCACCTACCCCCAAACGTTGCAAGTAGTGAGCTAGTTGATTAGCACGCGCATTCAGTTCAGCATAAGTAAACTGCTGACTGTTAAATGCAACGGCGATATTATTTGGTGTGCGTTCTACTTGTTCTGTAAATAACTGGTGAATACACTTATTATGTGGATAATTAACCTCAGTTTGATTGAACTCAGATAGAAGTTGATGTAGGGTGCGATCGCTTAAAATATTGAGTTTACTAATTACCTCTTCTGGATTATCAATAACACTGGCTACTAACTGATTAAAATTCTCTGCTATGAGTTCAATATTTTGGACATTAAATAAATTAGAGTCATGATGAAACTCTAGATTTAAAGCCTCAGCTTGCTGTTTACAATCAAGCTTAATTTTAAACCTTTCGATGCAAGTATACTGCTGCTCAATTGAAAATTTGACATCTCCCCCATAACAAACAGTAGATTCCTGTTCAAAATCAAAGCCAAATTGTAAATTAGTGAAATTTGGAGCAGTATTATTAATTTGTTCCCAACTAAAACATTCTTGCCATTTATTTATTTCTTCTATAGATTCATTTACCTGTTCTAAAACTTGGCTAAAACTTAAATTGCCTTCTAAATGAGAACGTAGCGGTAGATATTTAGCAAACAAACCTAACGCACTTTTTAATTCATCATATTTCCTCCCATCTATACCTACACCAATAACAATTTCTGATTGCTCAAGCAACCGCCACAGTAAAACCTGCCAGCAAGAAAGAAGGAATATAGAGCTAGAAGTATTATATTTTTTAGCTGTAATTTCTATTTTTTGTAACCTATCACCATCAATCAAGGAGTTGATAGTTTTTGGCTCAAACTGATGCTTATCTGAATTATTTATTTCGTAAGGTAGCTTTAAAGTATCAAGAATAGATAAATTTTGTTGTAACCAATATTTCCTGCCAATCTGTGTTTCTTCTGCTTCTAATATTTGGTTTTGCCATTCCGAGAAATCTGCATATTGTAGCAGTTTTTCAGATAATTCACTTTTAATATTAACAGAGTAAGCACTAGCAACTTCTCGCATCAAATTATGGAGAGTGATCAGATCACCGCAAATTGCAGGTAAACTGAGATATAAAAGATGCTTCTTTAATGAGAGAGTAATCAAAGCAGTCTGTAAATTTAAACCCTTTTCTAAATCAAAAGGCAGACATCTCAAATCTTGAAGAATTACTTGAATTTTAGTATATTGCTCCTCAGCATTTAAATCGCTCAGATTGTATATTTGAGCTAAAGTTACTTTGCTATTTGTAATCACCTGAACTGGGATAGTCATCCCTGGAAGACAACGAAAACAGGTGCGGAGTATTTCATGACGATTAATAATATCTTGTAAAGCTGATTCCAAGCGTTTTACATCAAGATTGCCTGTAATTGAAATTATACAATCACTGCGATATACCGATTTATTATCAAATTGTTGTAACAACCATAAATGTTCTTGCTGTGGCGAAAGTCGAAACCCTTCTATAATTTCTGCTTGCATATTCTTACCTATTTATTTCTATTTACTAGCGTTTCTTAGTAATATTTAATTCTTTTCGAGCCTCTATACTGCAACTGAAGAAGTATAGGGTTCAGCCATTCCTACTAAAATTTTTCTGGGTGGAACAAAAGGATTACGAGCATGTATGGCTAACATATTATCAAGCATCAATACATCTCCTTTTTCCCAGGTAAAGCTCACCATTTGCTGCTGATAAGCTTGGCGAAGATGCTCTAAAACTTGTGGCTCAATTACAGAACCATCACCGTAATATGTATTGGTGGGTAAATCTTCTTCTTTAAAAGAAGATAATAGAGAATTACGAATTTTTGTCTCTAGTGTAGAAACATGGAAAAAAGTTGCATGGTTAAACCAAACCATTTCTCCAGTTATGGGATGTTTAATAATAGCTGGGCCTACTTGACGGGTTCTTAATTTATCGCCTTCTTTCCATTCAAAATCAATTCCGTTTTTCTGGCAATATTCTTCTACTTTTGCTTTTTCTGTGCTTTGAAATACAGTCTGCCAAGGTAAGCCAAACCCATCACCAAAGTTACGCATATACATAACTTTTTTTTCAATAAATCGTTCTTTGATTTTGGGGTCAATATTGGCGAAAACTTGACGACAATTACCAATTGGTGTTTCTCCCCCTTGTGCTGGTGGAGTTAAACAAAAGAAGAATATTTTTAAAGGAAAAGTAGGCGAATAAGCGTGTTCGTTGTGCGGGAATATACTTTGGTCAGCAGGATAATCAGTGGAAGTGTAAATTCTACCAGCGACTTGAGTCCGTGGTGATGCTCGATAACGATATTCTAATGCTTCTCCACAGATAGCAGCAATAATTTGCTCAAATTCTTCTATTGATGTGACATTAAAACCACGAAATAGAATTGCTGTGTATTTTAATAATTCATTTTTAATGAACTGTTGATTATTCAATGACCACGACAGTAAATCAATACCTTTAACATTTGGTCTAATTACCAGAGGGAACTGATTTTCTGGTTGGATAAACTCTGTTGAAATCATTTCATTTGGAGAGATCACAACAGATTTGCGCTTGATGTTTTTGATACTGACAATAGTGTTTTTTGAATTTTCCAAGTTGCTCATAGTTTTTCTAATACTTTATCTAATGCTTGATAATTTGTCGTTACCTCTACGTTTAATCGCTTTTAAGCTATGCTTAATACGACTTTCATAATTTTCTGTTTGAGCTTGAAGCTGTTGTTTATCTGCTTCTGAAAGAATATTTTTAAGTTCACTCAAATGAGTTTCTGGGTATGTGGCTATTTTGGTAAGCAGTACTTGAAAATTTGCTGACAATCGAGCAATAGTGGCGGTTTCAAATAAATCTGTACTGTAAACCCATAAACCACATAATCCTTGCTCAGTTTCACTTAATTCTAGCAATAGGTCAAATTGAGAAGATTTTTTGTTGACTTGAATCGAGGTTATTGTCAATCCAGTAAATTCTAATGTGGGACTTTGAGTATTCTCTAAAACTAATTTAACGTTAAATAGGGGGGTACGAGATAAATCTCTTTTGGGATTTAAAACTTCTACTAACTTATCAAATGGTACATCTTGGTGAGCATAAGCTTCAAGAGTTATCTCCTGTACCCGCTGTAGAATTTCTCGGAATATAGGATTGCCAGATAAGTCTGTACGTAACACTAATTGATTAACAAAAAAACCGATTAATTCCTTAGTTT
Above is a window of Nostoc sp. UHCC 0702 DNA encoding:
- a CDS encoding TauD/TfdA family dioxygenase, coding for MSNLENSKNTIVSIKNIKRKSVVISPNEMISTEFIQPENQFPLVIRPNVKGIDLLSWSLNNQQFIKNELLKYTAILFRGFNVTSIEEFEQIIAAICGEALEYRYRASPRTQVAGRIYTSTDYPADQSIFPHNEHAYSPTFPLKIFFFCLTPPAQGGETPIGNCRQVFANIDPKIKERFIEKKVMYMRNFGDGFGLPWQTVFQSTEKAKVEEYCQKNGIDFEWKEGDKLRTRQVGPAIIKHPITGEMVWFNHATFFHVSTLETKIRNSLLSSFKEEDLPTNTYYGDGSVIEPQVLEHLRQAYQQQMVSFTWEKGDVLMLDNMLAIHARNPFVPPRKILVGMAEPYTSSVAV